CTGCAGCGCGTCGAAGCCGAGGACGAACTGCAGCCACAGCGGCAGCGACAGGATCAGCCCGAATTCGCCGAGCGAGACCACGAGGGCGGCGACGTTGCCGTTGCGGAACGACGAGATCGTGAACAGCGACGGCTCGAGCAGCGTGCCCAGCCCGGCGCGGCTCCGGCGCAGCTCCCACCAGACGAACACGGCGAGCGCGACCGCCGAGATCGCGAACGCGATCGGGACGGGCGAGATAGACCAGTCCCACGTGAAGGATCCGAGATCGATGGGTTCGTTCGCCTCCCACCAGCCGTAGCTGCGGCCCTCGATGAGGCCGAACACGAGAGTTCCGAACAGCACGACCGACAGGGCGGCGCCGAGGACGTCGAGGCCCTTATGGCTGTGCTCCCGCGACTCGGCGATCGTAAGCGAGACGCCGATGAGGATCAGGATGCCGAGGGGGATGTTGATGCCGAACGCCCACCGCCACGAGAACTCGGTGGTGAGCCAGCCGCCCAGCAGGGGGCCGACCGCCGCCATGCCCCCGATGGTGGATCCCCACACGGCGAAGGCGATGCCGCGCTCGCGGCCGCGGAAGGTCGCGTTGATGAGCGACAGCGTCGTCGGCAGCATCATCGCGCCGCCGACGCCCTGCACCAGCCGCGCGAGGATCAGCAGGCCGCCGGTGGGGGCGAGTGCGGCGAAGACCGAGGAGACGGCGAAGATGACGACGCCGATCAGCAGCATCCGCTTGCGTCCCCAGCGGTCGGCGAAGCTGCCGAAGAGCAGCAGCAGCGACGCGAACACGAGCGTGTACGCCTCCTGCACCCACTGCACCTCGGTCGAAGTGATGCCCAGGTCGTCCACGATCGAGGGGATGGCGACGTTGACGATCGTCGAGTCGACGATGATCAGCGACACCGCGATGCTGATGAAGACGAGGCCGGCCCAGCGCCGCGCGAACATATCCGTCATGATTCGCTAGATTATCTAGCGATATCGGCCAGCGCCAGGACCGATCCTCGGAATCATCCCGAATTCGCCCGGTCCCGCTCCGTCCCGCTGCGGGATGCGGCGCGTTCGGCCGCTTCGAGTCGCGTCTGCAGGGTGCTGACCTGATCGGTCGCGCCGAAGCCGCCCGCTCCCGCGTCGGCGCCGCCGGCTCCGAGCCGGCCGCGCAGGTCCTCGAGACCCGCGACGGCATCCTGCGCGCCGGTGAGGCGATCGGCGGGCACATCCCCAAGCCCGGCGAGGTACTCCGTCGCCGCGTCGCCGAGTGCTGCGAGGTAGGCCGAGAGTTCGTCCTCGAGGGCGTCGAGCGAGGCGTCGAGCTCGGCCAGCCAGGCGTTCAGCTCCTCCACATCGCTCGAGAGAGCGGATGCCGCGGCCGCACTCGCGGATGCGGCTTCGGCCGCCTGCTCGAGCGCCGCCGTCGCCGCCGCCAGTTCGGCGTCCGAGGGAAGGTCCATCGCCGCCACCACGGCGAGTGCGTCCTCGACGTCGGCGACATCCGCCTGGGCCTGCGCCGAGGTGTCGGTGACCTCGTCGGCGAGATCGTCCGCCGGGACAGGAGTCGCCGCGGCGGCCGGGGGTGCATCGGCGCTGCGGCTGAGAGCGACGCCGATCGCCGCGCCTCCCGCGACGAGAGCGAGCGCGGCGATCACCGCCACCGCGATGCCGACGGCACGTGCGTTCCCGGTGTGTGCGCTCATGGGGTCGAGCCTAGGGAAGCCGCAGCGTGCGGGCGTCGTCCCGCGGGTGCAGATCCTGCCGGCGGCATACCGCGGACGGAGTACGAACTCTCGCCGGCGGACCGCGGCGCATTGCCTAGACTCGTGCGCATGCCCGAGTTCATCGATGCACACGGCATCGCGATCGTCTACGACGTCCACCCGGCGAAGACCGCTCCGCGAGCGGTCGTCCAGATTCTGCACGGCGTGGGCGAGCACGCCGGCCGATACGGAGCGCTCATCGACGCCCTCACCGCCGACGGCTACACGGTGTACGCGGACGATCATCGAGGCCACGGGCGCACCGGAATGAAGCAGCACGACGGCGACGCGTCGAAGCTGGGCAGGCTCGGCCCCGGAGGCCTGAGCGCGGCCGAAGACGCGCTCTGGCGGCTCACGCGCATCATCCGGGACGAGAACCCCGGCCTTCCGCTGGTCCTCCTCGGCCACTCGTGGGGGTCGTTCATGGCGCAGAAGCTGGTCAACCACCACCCGGACGCCTACGACGCGCTGGTGCTCAGCGGATCCTCGGTGCGCTGGCCGGGCTACCTCAACGCCGGAGACCTCAACGCCCGCTGGAACGCGCCCGACGCCCACGGTGCCGAGTGGCTCTCGTCGGATCAGTCCGTCGGGAAGGCGTTCGTCGACGACCCGCTCACCACCCTGACGCCGCTGCAGAAGCTGTTCGGACTGCTCGACACGGTCCGCATGCTGGGGTGGCCGCGGACGAACCTCGGGCGCGACATCCCGGCGCTGCTCATGGTCGGGCGCGACGATCCGCTGGGCGGTCCGCGCAGCGTCCACCGCCTCGCGAAGGCGTACCGCGAGCGCTCGGGGCTCAGTGACATCACGACTCTCGTGTACCCGGACGCCCGCCACGAGATCTTCAACGAGGTGATGCAGCAGGAGGTGCGCGCCGACCTGCTGGCGTGGCTCGACAGGCATTTCGCCATCCGGGTCTGACCGCCGATAGCAGGTCCGAGAGCGCGCTGTCCAGCCCTCCCCGCCGATGCGGGGCCCGCGTCCGACCGTGGCTAGGCTGACCCGCGCTCGCCGAACCCGCGGCGGGCTGAAAAGCGAGAAAGGCCACCACCCGTGATCACTCTCAGCTGGCTCCTGCTCATCGCCCTCGTCGGCGGCGTCCTCGCCCTCGTCGACGGCGTGCTGCGGCTGCGCGGTCGCGGCGGCACGGTCCTCGGCATCATCGAGGTCGTCGTCGCGGCGCTGTTCCTGCTCTCCCTGTTCGTCACCGGCATCCCGTTCGGATCGACGGTCCTCGCGGTCGCCGTGATGATCGTGCTCGTCATCGGGCTGATCCTGCGCGGGCGGGCGGCCGTCGCGCTGACGGTCGCGGCGCTCGTCGTCCTGGCCGTCTGGATCGTGCTCGTCAACGACTGGCTGATCGTCCCCGGTCTCAACGGCTGACCGCCGCCGTCGCGACGCGGCCCGGGGCTCCTGCGGGAGACCGGGCCGCGTCGTCGTTCCGGCGCTGACTAGGCTGAATCCATGCACGGCGAGTACAAGGTGCCCGGGGGGAAGCTGGTCGTCGTCGACCTCGAAGAGCGCGACGGGCGCATCGCGGACTTCCATCTGGCGGGCGACTTCTTCCTCGAACCCGACGAGGCGCTGGACGACATCGACGCCGCGGTCAACGGGCTGCCGGTCGAATCGGATGTCGCGGCCATCGCCGCCGCCGTGCGCGCCGCGCTCCCCGCGGGCGCCCAGCTGCTCGGCTTCACGCCCGAGGCCGTCGGCACCGCCGTGAGACGGGCGCTGGTGACGGCTCCCGGCTGGCGCGAGTTCGACTGGGAGATCGTCCACGAGCGTCCGGTGTCGCCGATGATGAACCTGGCCCTGGACGAGGTGCTGACAGGCCGTGTCGGCGCCGGGCGTCGCAGGCCCACCCTGCGCATGTGGGAGTGGGACGAGTCGGCCGTGGTCATCGGATCGTTCCAGTCGTTCCGCAACGAGGTCGACCCCGAGGGCGCAGCACGCCACGGCTTCGACGTCGTGCGCCGCATCTCGGGCGGCGGCGCGATGATGATGGGCGCCAATGCGATCATCACCTACTCGCTCTATGTTCCGGCCGAGCTCGTCGCCGGCATGACGTTCGCCGACTCGTACGCGTATCTCGACGACTGGGTGCTCCAGGCGCTGCGCTCACTCGGCATCGAGGCGGTCTACCAGCCGCTCAACGACATCGCCTCACCGCAGGGAAAGATCGGCGGGGCGGCGCAGAAGCGTCTCGCGAACGGCGGTGTGCTGCACCACGCGACGCTGAGCTACGACATGGACGGCCAGATGATGACCGAGGTGCTGCGCATCGGACGCGAGAAGCTCAGCGACAAGGGCACGACGTCGGCCGCCAAGCGCGTCGACCCGCTCCGGCGACAGACGGGTCTGCCCCGCGAGGCGATCATCCAGAAGCTGAAGGACACGTTCGCGCATCTCTACGGGGCCGTGCCGGGCGGGATCGCGGACGACGAGTACGCCGAGGCCGAGGCGCTGGTCGAGTCGAAGTTCGCCACCGACGCATGGCTCCATCGGGTGCCGTGAGCAGCGCCGCCGCCGGCGAGCCCGAGGCCGCCCGGGGCGCGGTCGAGATCCATCAGGGCGACAACCTCGCCGTGGCCCGCTCTTTCGACGACGGATCGTTCACGCTCGTCTACCTCGACCCGCCGTTCAACACCGGCCGAGCACGCGAACGCGCCGTCGAGACCGCGCGCCCGGTGGGCGAGGAGCCCGGCATCGTGCGCCGCGGGTTCCACGGCCGCGAGTACGAGCGGCTGCGCGGCGACCTGCGCACCTACGACGACCGGTTCGACGACTACTGGGGCTTCCTCGAACCCCGCCTCGCCGAGGCGTGGCGGCTGCTCGCCGACGACGGCACCCTGTACGTCCACCTGGACTACCGCGAGGCGCACTACGCGAAGGTGCTGATGGACGCGCTCTTCGGCCGCGAGCGGTTCCTCAACGAGCTGATCTGGGCGTACGACTTCGGGGGCAAGACCCGCCGGCGCTGGCCGACCAAGCACGACACGATCCTCGTGTACGTGAAGGACCCCGATCGCTACTGGTTCGACTCCGAGACCGTCGACCGCGAGCCGTACATGGCGCCGGGGCTCGTCACGCCCGAGAAGGCCGAGCGGGGAAAGCTCCCCACCGATGTCTGGTGGCACACCATCGTCCCCACCACGGGGCGTGAGAAGACGGGCTATCCGACGCAGAAGCCCGAGGGGGTCCTGCGACGCATCGTGCAGGCCTCGAGCCGGCCCGGCGACCGCGTGCTCGACCTGTTCGCCGGCAGCGGCACGACCGGCGCGGTCGCGTCGGCCCTCGGCCGCGACGCCGTGCTCGTCGACGACAACCCCGAGGCGGTCGAGGTCATGCGCGCCCGGATGCCGCACGCGCGCGTCGTGACCGCGCCCGCCGGCTGAGCGGACGTCCCCCTTACGGACGCAGTTCGCGCCACGCGGCCAGGTTGTGCACCGCGATGCCGGCGAAGCCCGGCAGCCGGGCGAACTCGAGGGCGACCGCCGACGTGTGGCGCGCGAGCGCGTCGCGGCCGTCGTCGTGGAACGTCGTCTCGGGCCGCGGAGACGGCACCGTGTCGACGCCCACCCGGAACGTCCTCGCGCGGCCGGCTGCGACAGCGACGGCGGCATCCGCCTCATCCGCGATCGCCGCAGCGGTGTCCCGGAAGGCCATGATCGTGACGCGGTCGGCGGCCCGCACCGCCTGGTCGAAACCCGCCGGATGCGTCCGCGCGACCCAGCCCGGCAGATCCACCTCGACGGGCAGACCGCGCGAAGCGGCGGCGACGGCCGAGACGGTCCGCGCGAGACCGGTCAGGAGCACGTCCGCGTGCGTCGTCCACTCCGGAAGCGCCCACGGCTCGATGTCGAGGTGGACGCTCGTGAACATGCCGGACGCCGTCGCCCGATCGGCCCACGCGGCGGCGGCGTCGGCATCCGTCGACCAGGTCGCATCACCGCCCAGGCACGCCGCGCGGATCCCCCGCCCGCCGAGCGCGCGCACATGCGCGGCCGTCGCCCGGGTCGGCCCCGCCCACGGCACGCTCACCCACGCGTCGCGCACCATGTTGCGTGCGGCGAACGACGCGAGGTCGGCGGGCGTCGCGGGTCGGGACGCCTCGGTCCACAGCCAGGCGGACCGCGCGAACCACATGTCCACGCGGCCAGGCTAGCCAGGGGGCCCGCATCCAGGTGCGCCCCGCGCCGGTCCGGCCTGTTCAGGTGGGCGGGGCGCTCCTAGGCTGAGCCCCATGCGATTCGGAATCTTCATCCCGCAGGGCTGGCGTCACGACCTCGTCGGCATCGAGACCGCCGACCACTGGAGGGTCATGGCGACCCTCGCTCAGCACGCCGACCAGGGCCCGTGGGAGTCCCTGTGGGTGTACGACCACTTCCACACCGTCCCGATCCCGTCCGAGGAGGCCACGCACGAGGCCTGGACGCTGATGTCGGCGTTCGCCGCGGCGACCGAGCGCATCCGGCTCGGCCAGATGTGCACGTGCATGGGCTACCGCAACCCGGCCTACCTGGCGAAGGTCGCCGCGACGGTCGACATGATCTCGGGCGGCCGAGTCGAGATGGGCATCGGCGGCGGCTGGTACGAGCACGAGTGGCGCGCCTACGGCTACGGGTTCCCCGCGATCGGCGATCGGCTGGGGATGCTCGACGAGGGCGTCGACATCATGCGGCAGGCGTGGTCGACGGGTACGGCGACGCTCGACGGCACGCACTACCAGGTCGACGGCGCGATCGTGCGGCCGCTCCCGCTGCAGGACGGCGGCATCCCGATCTGGATCGCCGGGGGCGGCGAGAAGGTGACGCTGAAGATCGCCGCGAAGTACGCCGACTACACCAACTGGTCGTCGGTGCCCGAGGAGTTCAGCCACAAGCGCTCCGTCTTCGAGGGGCACTGCGCCGCGATCGGGCGCGATCCGGGCGAGGTCGTGATGACCGCCAACTTCAACACGGTCGTCGGCGAGACCGAGGGTGAGGTCGAGGAGCGACTGGACCGCATCGAGGCGCGGCTCGCCCCGTTCCTCGGCGACAGGACCGAGGCGTACATGG
This region of Microbacterium thalassium genomic DNA includes:
- a CDS encoding alpha/beta hydrolase; this encodes MPEFIDAHGIAIVYDVHPAKTAPRAVVQILHGVGEHAGRYGALIDALTADGYTVYADDHRGHGRTGMKQHDGDASKLGRLGPGGLSAAEDALWRLTRIIRDENPGLPLVLLGHSWGSFMAQKLVNHHPDAYDALVLSGSSVRWPGYLNAGDLNARWNAPDAHGAEWLSSDQSVGKAFVDDPLTTLTPLQKLFGLLDTVRMLGWPRTNLGRDIPALLMVGRDDPLGGPRSVHRLAKAYRERSGLSDITTLVYPDARHEIFNEVMQQEVRADLLAWLDRHFAIRV
- a CDS encoding DHA2 family efflux MFS transporter permease subunit; protein product: MTDMFARRWAGLVFISIAVSLIIVDSTIVNVAIPSIVDDLGITSTEVQWVQEAYTLVFASLLLLFGSFADRWGRKRMLLIGVVIFAVSSVFAALAPTGGLLILARLVQGVGGAMMLPTTLSLINATFRGRERGIAFAVWGSTIGGMAAVGPLLGGWLTTEFSWRWAFGINIPLGILILIGVSLTIAESREHSHKGLDVLGAALSVVLFGTLVFGLIEGRSYGWWEANEPIDLGSFTWDWSISPVPIAFAISAVALAVFVWWELRRSRAGLGTLLEPSLFTISSFRNGNVAALVVSLGEFGLILSLPLWLQFVLGFDALQTGLILLALAGGSFLASGFAGGLSGRVRPVLIVRAGIVAEIIGVAWVGLVIGPDAAWGWLIPALAVYGFGVGLATAQLTGVILEDVPVDLSGQGSGTQSTSRQVGSALGIAILGTVLFTSTGGILGGLLDDRGVPADQRDAIVSSVVDSAGAAIEGLEQSPETADIAEDAKTAFSDGTRLSAFTAAGFLTIGLFATLALGRGEPRRTRAEEAAESPPA
- a CDS encoding lipoate--protein ligase family protein — its product is MHGEYKVPGGKLVVVDLEERDGRIADFHLAGDFFLEPDEALDDIDAAVNGLPVESDVAAIAAAVRAALPAGAQLLGFTPEAVGTAVRRALVTAPGWREFDWEIVHERPVSPMMNLALDEVLTGRVGAGRRRPTLRMWEWDESAVVIGSFQSFRNEVDPEGAARHGFDVVRRISGGGAMMMGANAIITYSLYVPAELVAGMTFADSYAYLDDWVLQALRSLGIEAVYQPLNDIASPQGKIGGAAQKRLANGGVLHHATLSYDMDGQMMTEVLRIGREKLSDKGTTSAAKRVDPLRRQTGLPREAIIQKLKDTFAHLYGAVPGGIADDEYAEAEALVESKFATDAWLHRVP
- a CDS encoding DNA-methyltransferase, encoding MAPSGAVSSAAAGEPEAARGAVEIHQGDNLAVARSFDDGSFTLVYLDPPFNTGRARERAVETARPVGEEPGIVRRGFHGREYERLRGDLRTYDDRFDDYWGFLEPRLAEAWRLLADDGTLYVHLDYREAHYAKVLMDALFGRERFLNELIWAYDFGGKTRRRWPTKHDTILVYVKDPDRYWFDSETVDREPYMAPGLVTPEKAERGKLPTDVWWHTIVPTTGREKTGYPTQKPEGVLRRIVQASSRPGDRVLDLFAGSGTTGAVASALGRDAVLVDDNPEAVEVMRARMPHARVVTAPAG
- a CDS encoding LLM class F420-dependent oxidoreductase, with the protein product MRFGIFIPQGWRHDLVGIETADHWRVMATLAQHADQGPWESLWVYDHFHTVPIPSEEATHEAWTLMSAFAAATERIRLGQMCTCMGYRNPAYLAKVAATVDMISGGRVEMGIGGGWYEHEWRAYGYGFPAIGDRLGMLDEGVDIMRQAWSTGTATLDGTHYQVDGAIVRPLPLQDGGIPIWIAGGGEKVTLKIAAKYADYTNWSSVPEEFSHKRSVFEGHCAAIGRDPGEVVMTANFNTVVGETEGEVEERLDRIEARLAPFLGDRTEAYMADYRSRRALVGTIEQVSERLDDMRARGLAYAIHYFPEHAYDRSGVDLFERDVIPSLR